CCGACCGTTTTAAAACATTATCAGAAAACCTTAAAACAACTGGATAAATCCCTAAAAGATACTCCAAAGGAAATAGAATCTCTTGTGAAAAGTGATGAGGTTTTATATAACAAAATCAAAAAGATAGAGACGATCAAAGGTGTCGGATTTATGACTATTGTTACCATTATAGCAGAAACACAGGGGTTTGAATTAATAACCTCACGCAAACAGTTGACCAGCTATGCAGGACTGGATGTTATAGAACGACAATCTGGAACATCTGTTTGTGGAAAAAACCGGATATCTAAAAAAGGGAATTCCCGCATCAGGGCCGCACTTTATTTTCCGGCAATGGTTGCATCAAAATATAATATCCCCCTCAAGGAACATTATTCAAGGATTTTAATAAAGAATCCAAAACAAAAAATGATAGGTATTACTGCCTTACAAAGAAAACTGTTATTACTGATATATACTCTTTGGAAGAATGATGAGGTATTTAAACTGGATAGATATCCGGGGATGAAGAGATAGAGTCTTTCCTTCGTCTTTGGCGGAGCCAAATAAAAGTAGGTAATCCATTCCGAATTACCTACACAAGATAGACTTCCGTTCGATGTGTCGATGGGAGCCTTCCTTCGTCATGGACAAAGATAGGGTATTTTATAAAAAATAACAATGAAATTTCTACTCATTTTATTTGCTTTTTAAAACAGTATCTCTTACATAAGACACAAACGTCTTTTCACGGTTCACTTTAAGGAAGAGTTTCCCCTCTATGAACCGAGTTATTGATTCCATTACACGATGGGCAGCACGTTTCGATTTGCAGAATATCATCGCATCGTCTGCGTAACGAACAAAGGGAAGACTGCGTCTTTCCAGCTCCTTATCCAGTTCATTGAGCATGATGTTGCTCAACAGAGGACTTAGAGGACCTCCTTGGGGAGTTCCTTCTGTACTCATCTCGAACAATCCTCGGTTTATTACACCACTGCGAAGATATTTGTGTATCAGACTTATTACCCTTCCATCCTTTATGGTGCGGCTGAGTATTTCTATCAGCTTACTATGACTTACCGTATCAAAGAAGCGTTCAAGGTCGAGATCGACTACGTATTTATAGCCTTCATCCACTATCTTTTGCGCTCTCCGAAGGGCGTCATGGCATCCTACTTTGGGACGGAAACCGTAACTTGTCTTGGAAAACTGACGCTCGTATATCGGGGTCAGTACTTGGTTTATGGCTTGTTGCACCAGACGGTCCACCACAGTGGGGATACCTAAAAGGCGTTTCTTGCCATTATCCTTTGGAATTTCTACCCTGAGAACAGGGGTGGGACGGTAAGTCCCGGACTGCAAAGAACTTATTAGTTCATCCTTATTGGAGGTTAGCCATGGCAACAGTTGCTCACATGACATCTTATCGATACCGCCATTACCGTTGTTTCTGACTACAGCCTTATAGGCTTTATTCAGATTCAAGGGGCTGAGGATGGTTTCCAACAGGTGCTCTTTGTCAAATGGTACTTTCTCGATGTTGTCTTCAGTCATCCACATGAAAGTCTGCACTCCCACATACCATTCGGATTCCGTCCTAGCTCTTTGAGGACAGTCATTAGCTTGAGCTGATGTTTTCTGCATTCTATCCTTCATAAGGTAACTTTCAATTACTATCGTTTAATTATTAGGTTCAGTCCTTCATGGAGTGTATCGACTCCCCCCACTACTATGACCTCTGCCGACTTCTCACGGTAAGCTTTAATCCATACATTTCGTAAAAAAAAACTATTCTGTACGTCCGTGAGACCTCCTCGGATAAGGGTATTAACTTTCCATCTTATGTCTGCTCCATTTACACCAACCGTTCCGAATAGCTATTGGGCTTTAGTTTGTTCAGCAACCTTACCCACG
The genomic region above belongs to Parabacteroides pacaensis and contains:
- a CDS encoding transposase, giving the protein MDQLLKQCVGIDISKKTFTACVSKYYISDNQQLSEVFEFENQKTGFNQFVKWSRKHLDKNTPVSYLMEATGVYYEGLAYHLHKLKLAISVVLPNKARHYAAYLCINTKNDIMDARLLATMGCLQKLPTWRPPAPIYRQLRSLCRFQSEIKKHRTVISNHLEALKNSQYPHPTVLKHYQKTLKQLDKSLKDTPKEIESLVKSDEVLYNKIKKIETIKGVGFMTIVTIIAETQGFELITSRKQLTSYAGLDVIERQSGTSVCGKNRISKKGNSRIRAALYFPAMVASKYNIPLKEHYSRILIKNPKQKMIGITALQRKLLLLIYTLWKNDEVFKLDRYPGMKR